Genomic segment of Mycolicibacterium sarraceniae:
CGCCTCGATCGTCCTGATCTCGCTGCCCGCCATCTTCCGCGGTATCGGCCTCAACCCGCTGGCCCCCGGCAACGTCAGCTACCTGCTCTGGATGCTGATGGGCTACCTGGTGGTGACCGCCGTGCTGGTGGTGCCGTTCGGCCGGCTCGGCGACATGTATGGCCGGGTGAAGATCTACAACATCGGCTTCGTCGTCTTCACATTGGCGGCCGTAGCGCTGTCGTTCGACCCGTTCCACCTCGACGGCGGGGCGATCTGGCTGATCGTCTGGCGGGTGATTCAGGGCGTCGGCGGCGCAATGCTGATGTCCTCGTCTTCGGCCATCCTCACCGATGCGTTCCCCGCCAACCAGCGCGGTATGGCGCTGGGTGTCAACATGGTCGCGGCGGTGGCCGGCTCGTTCCTGGGCCTGCTCATCGGCGGCGTGCTCTCCGAGATCCACTGGCAGGCCATCTTCTGGGTGGGTGTACCGATCGGCATCATCGGCACCATCTGGAGCGTGCGCTCCCTGAGGGAACTGGGCGTTCGCAGCCCCGGCCGCGTCGACTGGGCGGGCACCGTCACGTTCGGAGTCGGGCTCACGGTGCTGCTCATCGGGATCACCTACGGCATTCAGCCCTACGGCGACTCGACGACCGGCTGGACCAGCCCGATGGTGCTGGGGTCAATCATCGGCGGCCTAGTGCTTCTGGTGGCCTTCTGTTTCATCGAGCTCAAGGTCGCGCAGCCGATGGTCGATATCCGACTGTTCCGGTCGGCGTCCTTCGGGATGGGTAATCTCGCTGGACTGATGTCGTCGGTGGGCCGCGGTGGCCTCCAGTTCATGCTGATCATCTGGCTGCAGGGCATCTGGCTTCCGTTGCACGGCTACAGTTTTGAATCCACACCACTGTGGGCCGGTATCTATCTACTGCCGGCCACCTTCGGCTTCCTGGCCGCCGCGCCCATCGCCGGTTCGTTAGCCGACCGCTTCGGTGCGCGACCGTTCACCGTTGCCGGCATGTTGTTGATGGCGGCGACCTTCGTTGCGCTGCTGGCGATTCCGGTGAATTTCAACTATTGGGTCTTTGCGGTTCTGGTATTCCTCAACGGTCTCGGCGGCGGTATCTTCACCGCGCCCAACACCGCGGCAATCATGTCCAGCGTCCCGGCCGCCCAGCGGGGCGCCGCCTCCGGGGTACGTGCGACGTTCTTCAACGCCGGCAACTCGCTGTCGATCGGAATCTTCTTCTCGCTGATGATCGTCGGGCTGGCCCACACTCTGCCCGACGCGATGAGCAAGGGCCTCCAGGCCCAGGGTATTTCGGCCGCGGTCGCCCACGACGTCGCTAATCTGCCACCGGTGGGCAGCCTGTTCGCGGCCTTCCTGGGCTACAACCCGATCGCCGAGCTACTGGCACCCTACAACGCACTGCACCAGCCGGGTGTGAACGCCGATGTGCTGACCGGGCAGACGTTCTTCCCGAACCTGATTATGGAGCCGTTCCATTCCGGGCTGGTGGTGGTGTTCGGTGCTGCCGCGCTGATGATGGTGATCGGCGCGATCGCGTCACTGTTCAACCCCGGCCGCTACGCCGCCGACGCGGTCACCGAGGCCCAGGAGCCCGCGCAGGCGACGGCCGCCGAGTAGCGACCGGCGGCGCGGTGCCCTCGGCAACCCAGCGGTGTAGCCGTCCGGCGGTGCGCCACATCGCGGCCTGCATCTCGTCGGGGCCCAGCTCTTCCTGGGCGCACGCCTTGAGCCGATCGGATACCCGAACTAGGGTGACCGCTCCCACGCGGGCGGTGCGATCGCGCGAGGCCCGCATGCTCTCCGAGATCACCTCGCGCAGTTCAATGAGGTCGCTCACTACCCGTGCACCGCCGGCGGGCCGTTCCCGGCGATAGATCTCGATGAGTGCGTCGTTGCACGTCACCGTCTGGTGTGCAGTGCTTTTGGGAATCAGGATGTCGATGTCCGAACTCACCGGCTCAGCCCAGCACCGCCGCGCGAACAGACCATGACGAGCCGAGAACGGCTCGGGTTCACCAATCCGAACGGCCGACCAGAATGAGATCGTGAAGCGCGAACGCCGGCACGGCGAGCGCGTCCGACAGTTGTGCGGCATAAGACCGGGCGATGTGGGGCCCGTCGCGCTGCTCATCGAAATCCCCGGTCAAGTCGACCGCGACCCGGCAGCCGAGCGTGTCGCCGGCCTCGACGACGTCGACGCGTAAGACCCCGGCGGGCATCGGCAACTTTTTGGCAGCGGCACGCACGTGCTCGACGGATACTGCCCAATCGACGTAAACCGACACGAACGAACCCATCCGACGATGGTGGTTTCGGTTACGGGCGATCGCCAGTCGAATCGCCCAATGTTCACCTAGCGGTCACCAGGTTCACTTGCTCTTGAACGACGTCTGTAGCAGGCGAGCGTCCATGTGGCTGGGTGCGACACCGGTGGTGGAGTAGAGGCACACCGCGGCACCGAGGGGGATGGTCACCAAGAGCGGCAGTATGAACAGGACGGAGATGAGGCCGAGTCCGCCTGAACCGGCCAGGATTCACCCCACGTCCGCCGCAGGATTCCCGACGAACGCTTGCCGGCGTTGATAGGACCGACGCCCTCAGTGGCGCGGACCCCAACCACGGGATACGTGGTGCCCCGCCAGATTCCGCTGAACGTGGCAGTGATCAATGACCAGCCTAGGATCCGCGGCAGGCGCTTGCCGGCGGCGGCGAATCCCGAACGGATTGTGGGAATCTAGCCGGAGAAACCTTGCAGCGCGCAACTGATCAGCGCGGCGTTGCAGAACACGATGACGAATGTGCACAGGAAGTACCACACGCCTTCAGGACTGACCAACTCGCGCCGGCCATGCGCCGACCGCGGCTCAACGACTCAAACATGGTATTTGTCCACCCCATTCGCGGTTCGCCTGCGCTTGGGCATGACGATGAGGGTGATCGCCGTGGCGAGTGCCAGCACCCCGACGATCCCGACGATGAGAACAGTCCGATGTCGGCTGAACCAGGACGCGGTGGACTTCTCGGATGAGACGAGCCTGATGTTGTAGCCCGGCAGCGGATCCTGGCCGGGACGTTTCACGCCGGGCAGCAGTTGGGTTTCGGTGATCACGAACAGCGCCTCGCCCTCAGCGCTCTTCGTCCACGCACCCCACGCCGGGACCTCCCCGTCGAGGAGGACTTTCGTGGTGTCCTTCGCGTCGTGATCCTTACCGAGGTCGGTCAGCGAACTGACCCGAAACGGGTCGGAGGTGCCGCTGCTGTACTTGATCTGGACCAAGACATTCTTGGTCGAGTTCAGCCGCGCCGGCTTCTGCGGTGGGGCCTGGCCAGGTGCCGGCTGGAAGCCGCCGCCGGAGAAGCTGCCCACCGCAATGTTGGTCGGCGGTCCCGATGCGGGTTTGGTGGCCGCGGTGAAGCTGTACACACCTCCGTTGGGGACGTCGATGACGGCGCGCTGCATCGGCGGCACGGTGAAGACCTGGGGTCCGCCGGCGTAGTCGTAGATGACCTGCAGGGGGATCCGGTAGGGATTGGTGAAGACCGGACGGTAGTAGGTGTCATACGACACCCAGCTCGAATTCCACTGCGACACCGGACTGCTCAACGTGACCGCAGTGCTCACCGTCGACGTGGATACCACCGTCGAGGTCAGCGACTCCTGATAGGTGCTGACCTCTTGGCTGGAATTCGTTGTGCTTGCCCGGGTTGTCTCGGAGGAGGCGGCCGCCGTGACGTCGGGTTCCGGTGCGTCGAGTTCAGTCGGCTGCATAGTGCCGCCGGCCGGTGGGGCTTCCTGGGTGCCGCCACTGAGGCCGGGGGTGCCGGCACTGTCGCCTGGGGATTCCGGTGTGCCGCCGCCCTGGCCGGGTGATTCGGGCGCGCTGTCCTGGCCGGGGAGGTCGTGCCCACCGCCGGTGTCGCCCGGGACTTCCCGAGCGCCGCCGCCCTGGTCGGGATTCTCCTGCCCATCCTCGCCGCTCCCCGGGGCTTCCTGCGCACCCCCGCTGTCGTTGCCCCCGCCGTCGTAGCTGCTGCCGCTGTCGTCGTCGTAGGGATCGGCGGCACTGACCGGTACTCCGGCGAACAACGATGCCAGCGACACCGTGAGCGCGGCGGTGACGGTTGCAACTTTGCGCGGCCTCGCGGCGGTTTCGGTGCGCATTCATTCCTCCCGAACGACGCGGCCTCGCGGGCCCTGGCTTCGGAAATCAAAGCACTTCATCGGTCAATTTGGAAGGTTGCTGCCGTCGGGATACCGCCCGGTCGCAGCCGAAACGTCAGCGGCTGAAGGACTCACCCACTCGCGGGCCCACCCGTCCGTCGGCGCCTGATCACCAGCGCGCCGCCGACACCGGCGAGCACCACCACACCGGCCGCGACTCCGCCGCCGACCAGGATGGTGCGGTGCCGCTGAGTCCAGGATGCGGGCTGTTGGGCGGCAACAAGTTTGATGTTGTAGCCCGGTAGCGGGTTCTGGCCAGGCGGGTCGATGCCCGGGAGCAACTGCGTCCGGGAAATCTGGAACAACTTCTCGCCCTTGTCGTCCTGGGACCATTTGCCCCAGGCCGGAATCTCGCCGTCCAGAAGGACTCTCGTGGTGTTGCCGACAGCGGGATCGTTGCCGAGGTCGGTCAGTGAGCGCACCCGGAACGGCACGGAGTTGCCCTGGTCGAAAGTGATCTGGACGAGAGCGTTCTTGGTGATATTGAGCGGAGCCGGCTTCTGCGGGGGAGCTTGTCCGGGTGCCGGCTTGAACCCGCCGCCGGAGAAACTGCCTACCGAGATGTTGGTCGGCGGGTTCGAACCCTGTTGGGTCGACGCCGTGAAGCTGTAGACGCCGGGTCCGGGTGTGTCGATCACGCCGCGCTGCAGCGGCGGGACGGTGAACGTCCGGGGGGAGCCCCCATCGTCGTAGACCACCTGCATCGGGGACCGGTAGGGGTTGGCGAAGACCGGTCGGTAGTACCGGTCGTACGCGGTCCACTTCGAGTTCCACTTCATGACCGGGCTGCTCAGCCGGTTGCCGCGCTGGGACCCGGTGGTGGGCCGGGATGCTGCGGCTTTGACTTTGTTGCCGTAGGAGCGAGCGCCCTTTCGGGTGGTCTTCGGGCCGACCACCCGGCCGCGACGGGCCGCGGTGCTGTCCGGGCTGTCAGCGGTGTCCGGCTTCGGCTCCGCGTCGGGCTCGTCGTCCGGGCTCTCGGTGCCGGATGGCTGCTCGTCGGGGCTTTCGGTGGCCGAGGGCTGCCCGTCGGGGCTTTCGGTGGCCGAGGGCTGCCCGTCGGGGCTTTCGGTGGCCGAGGGCTGCTCCTCGGGGCCGCCGGACGGCTCATGAGTTCCGCTGCCGGGCTCCTCAGTTTGCCCGCCGGGCTCTTCGCCGGTGGGTTGCGGCGCGTTGTCCGGCTCTTGTGCGTTCTCGCCGGGAGATTCCGGCGAGTCCTCGTCGGAGGGATCGTCAGTATCGGGGGTGTCATCCATACCGCCGTCATCGACGTCGCCGGGGTCTTCAACGCCCGGGTCGTCGTAGTAGCCGCCGTCGTCGTAACCGCCACCATCGTCGTAGCTGCTGCCGCCGTCGCCATCGTCAGGATCGGCGGCACTCACCGGGATCCCGGTGAACAACGCCGATAACGACACGGCGACAGCTGCGGCGAAAGCCGCAGGCTTGTAATAGAACGATGCGGTGGCGCGGTGCACCAAGACCTCCCCGGGGATGCCACGGGCCAACCATGACATTGCGATCAAACCATCCTGGGCACCGAAATGGGAACCCTTAGCCGTTTGCTGGAGGGTAGCGGACTGGTATGGGGTCCTACCGCGGTTTGTCTCAACTGGGCTTCACACCAGCGCCGGTTTCGGTAGCTTCACTGACCGTGCCCGCGTTGACGAACCGCCAGATCCTGCTGCGCCGCCGCCCGTCGGGTCTGGTGCAACCCGCCGACACCGAATTGGCTACCGGGACCGCACCCGAGCTTGCCGAGGGGCAGGCGCTGCTACGCACCACCTACGTCGGCCTGGACGCCGCCGTCCGCACCTGGCTCGACGACCAGCCAAGCTATCTGCCGCCGGTTCAGCTCGGCGAGGTGATCCGCGCCGCCGGGATCGGCGAGGTGGTCGAAACCCGATGTGAGGCGTTCACCGTTGGCCAGATCGTCACCACGCTGACCGGGTTTCAGGAGTACGCCGTCATTCGTGACGACCTCTTCAGCACGCCCATTCCCGGTGAAACCGATCAGCTGGCCATCATGAGCGTGTACGGTCCGACCGGCGCCACAGCATATTTCGGGATGACCGATATCGGCCGCCCCCAAGAGGGGGAGACGGTTGTGGTGTCGGCGGCCGCCGGCGCCACCGGTTCGGTGGCCGGGCAGATCGCCAAGATCGCCGGTGCCCGGGTCGTGGGCATCGCAGGGGGGCCGGACAAATGCCGGGCGGTGGTGGAGGACTTCGGTTTCGACGCCTGCATCGACTATAAGGACGACAACGTCGCCGCGGCCCTGAAACAGCACTGCCCCAAGGGCGTCAACGTGTACTTCGACAATGTCGGCGGCCCGATCCTGAACGCGGTGCTGGGCCGGCTGGCACCCAAGGCGCGGGTGGTGCTGTGCGGTGTCATCTCCAGCTACCTGACCGGTGAGCATCCCGGTCCGGCCAACTACGTCAACCTGCTCGCCAAAACCGCCTCGATGCAAGGCTTCAACGCGCTGGACATGTGGGGCCGCTTCGACGAGGCGTTCGCCGATCTGCGTCGCTGGGAGTCCGAGGGCAAGCTGGTGCACCGTGAGACGGTGTTCGACGGACTCGAATCCTGTGTCGATGCGCTCAACGGTCTGTTCACCGGCGCCAACATCGGCAAGATGCTGGTGAAGGTCAGCGAGCCGTCAAAAGTCTGAGCGTCTGTGCGCTCAGCGGCTCAGATCGACCAGCACCGGTGCGTGGTCGCTGGGTGCGGGGTCGCCCTTCTTGCCCGGGCGGCGTTCGTCCTTGACGATCTCGGCGTGTGTCACCCGGGCCGCCAAACTCGGTGAGCCGAGGATAAAGTCGATGCGCATACCGCGGCGCTTCTGGAAGGCCAGCTGGGTGTAGTCCCAATACGTGTACACCCCGGGGCCGGGCGTGTACGGGCGCACCACGTCGGTGAACGCGGTGTCGGCGAACGCGTTGAACGCGTTGCGTTCCGCCTCCGACACGTGGGTGGCGCCGTCGAACGCAGCGATGTCCCAGACATCCTCATCGGTGGGTGCGATGTTCCAGTCGCCGACCAGCGCGATCGGCTGCTGCGGATCGTGTTGCAGCCAGGACTCGGCGGTGTCGCGCAGCGCGGCAAGCCATTCCAGCTTGTACTGATAGTGCGGATCGGCCAGGGTGCGACCGTTGGGCACATAGAGACTCCACACCCGCACGCCGGCGCAGGTGGCGGCCAGCGCGCGGGCCTCAGCCTTGGCGTCGGTCCCGTCCTTACTCCACGACGGCTGGCCGTCGAATCCGACCTCGACGTCGTCGAAGCCGACCCGGGAGGCGATCGCGACCCCGTTCCACTGGTTGAACCCGCAGTGCGCCACCTCGTAGCCCGCTTCGAGGAACGGCATGGTGGGGAACTGGTCGTCGGTGCACTTGGTTTCCTGCATGGCCAGCACGTCGACATCACCGCGCTGCAGCCAGTCGACGACGCGGCCCACTCTGGTACGAATCGAATTCACATTCCAGGTCGCGAGGCGCAGGGCGTCGGCAGGCATGGGCTACAGACTACGTGCGGTCAACGACCGGGCATCGACGTAGCGATGGTGATGGTGCAGCCGGAAACCCAGCGAGTGATACAGCAGGATCGCGCCCTCGTTGTCACTCAACACCTGCACATACGCCCGGGTCGCACCCCGTTCGGTACCCCATCCCAGAAGAGCCCCGCACAGCCGGCGGGCGTGCCCTCGCCTGCGGATTCGGGCACCGACATGCACGGCCGAGATCCCCAGCCAGCGGGTGCCGTCCGGTGCGGTCGTCACCGCCGCGCGCCCCACCGCGGCGGTGCCGAGCGAGGCGAACACCACCTCGCCATTGACGACGGCGGTCAGCACTTCGGCCGGAACATCGCGCTCATACCCCGCCAGCCACGCCGCATCGGGACGCGCCAGCAGGGCCACCTCTGGATCCGCTTCGACCCCCGTGAGATCGCCGGTGAGGTCGCCGACCATCACCCGGGTGTGCTTGATGCCCTCGGCTCGAATCGCCAGCAGCCGCTCCGGCAGCGCCAGCCATGGCGGCAATCCCCGCTGCCCGTACCAATCGACGATTCCGGGCAACGCGTCAAGGGTCGCCGAAAAATCCAGTGGCACAGCCGAGTTGGCCCGGCTGGTGTAACCGCCGCCGGCCCGCAGCAGCCAACCGCCCTGCCACTGTTGTTCGGTACCTGGCCAGGCCAGTGTCGCAGCGTGCTCGAGCGCCCGAATTTCGGAGGCCCGCACCGGAACGACGCTGAGCTCCCGCACCGCCACGACATCGGCGGGGTTGACCTCGACCAGGCCGTCTGATTTGGTGCGCACCACGATCACCGGTTCGACGGCCTGCAGGTCGCCGATCACGTCGGTCAGCGGCGGCGTCGAGCTCGCGGGTAAGCGGTAGCGCAGGCTCACCCGGCTGCCGACCGGCGGCAAGCTCGTCATCGGCTCAATGGCCGAACGGGTCGGGACCCTCACCGGGCAGCCACGACAGGCCGGGCACCCCCCAGCCGTTGGACTTGATCGTGCGCTTGGCCGCACGGGCGTGCCGGCCGATCAGGTGGTCGACATAGAGAAACCCGTCGAGGTGACCGGTTTCGTGTTGCAGCATTCGGGCGAACAGGTCGTGGCCCTCCAAGGTGACGGGGCTGCCGTCGGCATCCAGACCGGTCACCCGCGCCCACTTCGCCCGGCCGCGCGGAAACGACTCACCGGGGACCGATAGGCAGCCCTCGTCATCGTTGTCCAGATCGGGCATCGTCTCGGGGATCTCCGAGGTCTCCAGGACCGGGTTGATCACCACACCCCGGTGGCGGGTGGTCTTGCCGCGTTCGTCGGCGCAGTCGTAGACGAACAGCCGCTTTCCGACTCCGATTTGGTTGGCCGCCAGCCCGACTCCGTTGGCCGCGTCCATCGTGTCGTACATATCTTCGATCAGATCCGCGAGATCGTCGGGCAGTGAACCATCGGCTCCAACCGGCACCGGTTGTGTCGGAGTGTGCAGAACGGGATCGCCCAGGATCACAATTGGTCTCACTGCCATGATCGGCAAGCTTAAGTCAGCCGACGCGCGGGGTTGGCTGCCGTCCCAACCCGCTCAACCGTGATTGAATGAGCGCCGAGCATAGGGACGTGTTGTCAGGGTCTTCGAAAGGGTCAGCAGATCGATATGGACGGCGCCATGGCACGGGCCGAGCGGTCTAATGACGACGCTGACCTTCCCGATGGGTTGACTCGCCGCGAATACGACGTCCTGGCCTTCGAGCGCCAGTGGTGGAAGTATGCCGGCGCCAAAGAAGAGGCCATCAAAGAGCTGTTCAGCATGTCGGCGACGCGCTATTACCAGGTGTTGAACACTCTGGTTGACCGCCCCGAGGCGCTTGCGGCTGATCCGATGCTGGTCAAGCGCCTGCGACGGTTGCGGGCGAGCCGGCAGAAGGCGCGCGCGGCGCGTCGGCTCGGCTTCGAGGTTCCCTGATTTTTCAGGTTGAAGGCCGCTGCTGGTTACAGTGGGCGCGATGAACGACCGCGTACCTGACTCCTCCGGCTTGCCACTGCGGGCCATGGTGATGGTGCTGCTGTTCCTCGGCGTGATCTTACTGCTGGTCGGTTTCCAGGCCATGGGCTCGGGTAGCGACACCGGCAGCGATGACACGTCGGTGCGCACCGTCACCACCACGACCTCGAAGACGTCGGCTGCACCGGCGCCCAAGGCCGACGTGCGGGTGTTCAACGTCGGCGAAGGTGAAGGCGCCGCCAGTCGAGTTGGTGACCGGCTGCGTGAGGCCGGCTGGAACGTCACCGAGACCAGCAACCTCCAGATGCCCGCGCCGCCCGCGACGACGGTGTACTACGGCACGACCGACGGGGAGCAGGCCGCCGCCGAGGCGGTCGCCAAAGTGCTGAACGCACCGGTGGCCGCGAGAACTCCAGAAATTGCCGAGCAACCACCGGGCGTGATCGTTCTGGTGACCGGATAGGCTTCGGCACATGGTCAAGCCCGTGAGCCCCGTGAGAACTGCTGCCGCCGTCTTGTTCGTCACTCCAGTCGTGTTGCTGAGCGCGTGCAGCCCCAACGAGCCGATCGCATCGCAGCCCGGCACCACGCCGGCGATCTGGACCGGGTCCCCCGCCCCGGCCGCCGCGGGCGAAGAACCGCACGGGTCGCCCGAGGCGGGGCACGGCGCACCGCAGGCATCCGCCGGCCACGGCGATACCTTGTCCGCGCAGCTGAAGACCGCCGACGGTACGCAGGTTGCCGCGGCCACCTTCGACTTCGAGAATGGCTTCGCCACCGTCACCGTGCAGACCACTGGGGCCGGCAAGCTGACGCCGGGCTTCCACGGCCTGCACCTACACTCGGTCGCCAAGTGCGAAGCCAACTCCGTGGCCCCGGCCGGCGGCGCGCCCGGCGACTTCCTCTCCGCCGGCGGTCACTTCCAGGCCAGCGGGCACACCGGACATCCGGCCAGCGGCGACCTGGCCTCGCTGCAGGTACGCGAGGACGGCACCGCAATGCTGGTGACCACGACCAGTGCGTTCACCAAGGATGACCTGCTGGCCGGCAAGGGCACTGCGATCATCATCCACGCGGATGCCGATAACTTCGCCAATATCCCGCCGGAGCGCTACCAGCAGACCAATGGTGGCGCCCCGGGTCCGGACGAAACCACCATGGCCACCGGTGATGCCGGGAAGCGGGTGGCGTGCGGTGTCATCGGCACCGGTTAAGCCCGCGGGCAAACCCGGCCGCATCGACTTCGCCGGATCACCTCGCCCGACGCTCGGCGTCGAGTGGGAGTTCGCTCTGATCGACGCGCAGACGCGGGACCTGAGCAACGAGGCGTCCGCGGTGATCGCCGATGTCGGCGAGAGTCCGCACGTGCATAAGGAGTTGCTGCGCAACACCATTGAGGTCGTCACCGGTATCTGCGACACCGTCGACGAGGCGATGGCTGACCTCCGGACGACGCTGCGGGGCGCGCGTGAGATCGTGCACGAACGCGGCATGGAGTTGTTCTGCGCGGGCACCCACCCGTTCGCCTCCTGGTCGGCCCAGCAGCTCACGGACGGGCGGCGCTATGCCGAGTTGATTAAGCGCACCCAGTGGTGGGGCAGGCAGATGCTCATCTGGGGCGTTCATGTTCACGTCGGAGTGTCCTCAGCGCACAAGGTGATGCCGATCATCTCGTCACTGCTCAACCAATATCCGCATCTGCTGGCACTGTCAGCGTCCTCGCCGTTCTGGGCCGGCGACGACACCGGGTACGCCAGTAACCGGTCGATGATGTTCCAGCAGCTGCCGACCGCGGGGCTGCCGTTCCAGTTCGAGACGTGGCGGCAGTTCGAGAGGTTCGTGCACGATCAGAAGAAGACCGGCATCATCGATCACATCAACGAAATCCGTTGGGACATCAGGCCGTCACCGCATCTGGGCACCATTGAGGTCCGAATTTTCGACGGGGTGTCCAACCTGCGGGAGCTTTCGGCGCTGGTGGCGCTGACACATTGCCTGGTGGTGGATCTGGATCGTCGGCTCGACGCCGGTGAGCAGCTGCCGGTGATGCCGCCCTGGCATGTGCAGGAGAACAAGTGGCGCGCGTCGCGCTACGGCCTGGACGCGATCATCATCCTCGATGCCGACAGTAACGAGCGGCTGGTCACCGAGGATCTCGACGACTTGCTGACCCGGTTGCAGCCGGTGGCCGAATCACTAGACTGCGCAGACCAATTGGCACTCGTTGCTGATATCCCAAAGCGCGGTGCCTCTTATCAGCGCCAGCACAACGTGGCCGAGGAACACGACGGGGATCTGCGTGCGGTGGTTGACTCGTTGGTCGGGGAGCTGGATATCTAAGCCGAGGCACTGGCTTCGGGGATAGGAGGCGCCCATGAGGATTCGCCGATTGGGACTCGCGGCGTTGGCGGCCGTGGTGGTCATGACCGGTGGTGGCTGCGCCAAGGCGATCACGGGCAATCCGGTGGCGACACCGGGCGAGGCCGGCAAGGGGATGGTGCCCGCCGATCTACTGACCACGACCTGCCGTGAATATCTGACGATGGACACCGTGACGCGCCGCGAGGTGATTGCTGCCATCGGCAAGAGCGGCAATCAGCTGGTCGCGATGAACCCGCAACTGTGGGCGGGCGTGGCCGCCGCGTTGTGCGGATTCGTCGACCCCAGTGCGCCGGTGAAGGACGTGGTGATGGGACAGGGTTCCCGGTAGTCATGGCCGGCCAACCGATGTTCCCGCTGCAGTCGGCGCTGCTGCCGGGGGAGTCGTTGCCACTGCGGATCTTTGAACCGCGGTACTCGCAACTGGTGGCTGACTGCCTGGCGATGACCGACCCGACGTTCGGTGTCGTCCTGATCACCCAGGGCCGGGAGGTCGGTGGCGGGGACGCGCGCAGTGATGTCGGCGCGCTGGCCCGCATCACCGAGTATGCCGACCACGGGATGGGCCAGTACGAGCTGAAAGCTGTTGTTGGTGAACGTATCCGCGTGCTCGAATGGCTGAGCGACGAACCGTATCCACGGGCCGTCGTCGAACCCTGGCCCGACGAACCCGGACCGGCGGTGACGCCGGAGCGGATCGGCGTTGTCATCGACAAGATCTTGGTGCTGTTCGAGCGCATCTTGGCAACGCGCGGTGGCCGTTTACGCTTTGATGCCTTGGC
This window contains:
- a CDS encoding glutamate--cysteine ligase, coding for MPGSGWRAVSSAPVKPAGKPGRIDFAGSPRPTLGVEWEFALIDAQTRDLSNEASAVIADVGESPHVHKELLRNTIEVVTGICDTVDEAMADLRTTLRGAREIVHERGMELFCAGTHPFASWSAQQLTDGRRYAELIKRTQWWGRQMLIWGVHVHVGVSSAHKVMPIISSLLNQYPHLLALSASSPFWAGDDTGYASNRSMMFQQLPTAGLPFQFETWRQFERFVHDQKKTGIIDHINEIRWDIRPSPHLGTIEVRIFDGVSNLRELSALVALTHCLVVDLDRRLDAGEQLPVMPPWHVQENKWRASRYGLDAIIILDADSNERLVTEDLDDLLTRLQPVAESLDCADQLALVADIPKRGASYQRQHNVAEEHDGDLRAVVDSLVGELDI
- a CDS encoding LON peptidase substrate-binding domain-containing protein, with the translated sequence MAGQPMFPLQSALLPGESLPLRIFEPRYSQLVADCLAMTDPTFGVVLITQGREVGGGDARSDVGALARITEYADHGMGQYELKAVVGERIRVLEWLSDEPYPRAVVEPWPDEPGPAVTPERIGVVIDKILVLFERILATRGGRLRFDALAVEPEIADNPSLHIYALAARVPMGQADRYAVLAAPTLSGRVDALTDAIETVTAMVEFQIANGDDE